A genomic segment from Saprospiraceae bacterium encodes:
- a CDS encoding response regulator transcription factor, whose amino-acid sequence MDRIRYVVADDHQLYVKGFNLLLQRIKTRFPLECIGEAFNGQELLRLINPDSVDLLFLDLNLADNDAALLIPKLKELHSNLKILCISMYTDDKVVREALRKGADGYLSKNTDLDELSNAIDAVMDGEMFLGSNIRITNPERKTVQASQSINRFNAKYQLTKREREILELIAKGKSNKDISALLFISKDTVSVHRKNLMRKLNVKNASGLIKVAYEFNLI is encoded by the coding sequence ATGGATAGGATACGTTATGTGGTAGCAGATGACCATCAACTTTATGTTAAAGGATTTAACCTGCTCCTGCAACGGATCAAAACCAGATTCCCCTTAGAATGCATCGGCGAAGCATTCAATGGTCAGGAACTTCTGAGATTGATCAATCCGGATTCTGTGGATTTACTGTTTCTTGATCTGAACTTGGCAGATAATGATGCCGCCCTTTTAATACCTAAACTCAAAGAATTGCATAGCAATCTGAAAATTTTATGCATCAGTATGTATACCGATGATAAAGTAGTTCGGGAAGCTTTGCGAAAAGGTGCCGACGGGTATCTTTCTAAAAATACAGACCTCGATGAATTATCCAATGCAATTGATGCGGTAATGGATGGTGAAATGTTTCTCGGATCAAATATCCGAATTACTAATCCGGAACGCAAAACAGTGCAAGCTAGTCAGAGTATCAATCGCTTTAATGCAAAATACCAACTGACCAAACGCGAACGTGAAATTCTCGAACTCATTGCAAAAGGTAAATCCAATAAAGACATTTCAGCTTTATTGTTTATCAGCAAAGACACGGTCAGTGTTCATAGAAAGAACCTAATGAGAAAACTGAATGTAAAAAATGCATCCGGTTTAATCAAAGTCGCCTATGAGTTTAATTTGATTTAA